The Fulvia fulva chromosome 6, complete sequence genome includes a window with the following:
- a CDS encoding P-type cation-transporting ATPase, protein MTCTGCVRKLGNVMSSIDGVSSHQVTFVTETAEFDLDTGVVASQDVISRIEKETGFKCSRLISGHQSLDVVMSFNLATSYEACASPGIISVEKLKKQMYRITYDPRIVGARCIIEPGMQLAPPVGDVGVSEGKKRLRKMLIATIVSAVFTIPVVILNWSNNPIPKQTVQIISLVLATVVQAIAVPEFYVGAIKSLVYSRVIEMDMLVVLSITAAYLYSIVAFGLAEAGFELEQEAFFETSSLLITLVLFGRLMAAYARVKAVTAVSTRSLQADTAQLVEKDNTVIVDARLLHFGDMVKIGPHSRIVTDGLIHSGDSAVDESIITGESAPVTKSSGDSVIAGSMNGSGTLTVKVTRLPGENSITDIANLVENALAAKPRIQDLADKVASWFIPAVVGIAIVVFAIWIGVALEIRNDDAGGAVGTAITYAIAVLAISCPCALGLAVPVVLVIAGGVSARAGVIIKASDALERSFKATDIVFDKTGTLTTGKLSVVKSETFATKLDDATTTGVLRAVLDGSQHPVAEAVAAYTDSLPISKASLEQIQSVPGSGVQALWNGSSVKAGNPFWLNLEQDEVVADLLARAMTVLCLTIDDRLIAVFGLKSTLREEAHSVVAKLQAQDLTCHVVSGDNPKSVADVAGAVGIEASCIVSRASPAKKQQYIENLQQAGKTVLFCGDGTNDAIAVAQADIGVQIGTASDLTGAAADVVLLGGLDGIISLLDTSKKAFRRIQFNFIWTAVYNLFAILLAAGAFVKFRIPPAYAGLGEIASVGPVILAAASLAWRRG, encoded by the coding sequence ATGACCTGCACAGGATGCGTCAGGAAATTGGGCAACGTGATGTCCTCTATCGACGGAGTATCATCTCATCAAGTCACATTTGTCACGGAAACGGCGGAGTTCGACCTTGATACCGGCGTCGTCGCGTCCCAGGATGTGATCTCACGCATCGAGAAAGAAACTGGATTCAAGTGTAGCAGATTAATCAGTGGCCATCAGAGTCTCGACGTTGTGATGTCATTTAATCTCGCAACAAGCTACGAAGCCTGTGCCAGTCCTGGCATCATTTCCGTGGAGAAGCTCAAGAAGCAGATGTATCGCATCACCTACGATCCTCGGATTGTTGGAGCACGGTGCATCATCGAGCCCGGGATGCAACTGGCGCCACCGGTAGGTGATGTTGGCGTGTCTGAAGGCAAGAAGAGGCTGCGAAAGATGCTCATCGCCACGATTGTATCGGCCGTCTTCACAATTCCGGTCGTGATACTCAACTGGTCTAACAACCCCATACCTAAGCAGACGGTTCAGATCATCTCTCTCGTCCTGGCAACAGTGGTACAGGCCATTGCTGTGCCGGAATTCTACGTTGGAGCGATCAAGTCTCTGGTGTACAGTCGAGTCATCGAGATGGACATGTTGGTGGTCTTGAGCATCACAGCAGCATATCTGTACTCTATCGTCGCCTTTGGTCTGGCGGAAGCTGGATTTGAGCTGGAGCAGGAAGCTTTCTTCGAGACCAGTTCGTTGCTCATCACTCTAGTATTGTTTGGTCGGCTTATGGCGGCCTACGCTCGCGTGAAGGCTGTCACAGCTGTGTCTACGCGGTCCTTGCAGGCCGATACTGCGCAACTGGTGGAGAAAGACAACACAGTCATTGTGGATGCTCGGCTACTTCACTTCGGCGACATGGTCAAGATAGGCCCACACTCTCGCATCGTTACTGATGGTCTCATCCACTCAGGCGATAGTGCAGTCGATGAGAGCATCATCACCGGCGAGAGCGCTCCAGTGACCAAATCGAGCGGCGACAGCGTCATCGCAGGCTCCATGAACGGCTCAGGTACTCTCACGGTCAAGGTCACTCGCCTGCCTGGCGAGAATAGCATCACGGACATTGCCAATCTGGTCGAAAACGCACTTGCCGCCAAACCGCGAATCCAAGATCTGGCAGACAAAGTAGCGAGCTGGTTCATACCCGCCGTGGTCGGGATAGCTATCGTTGTGTTCGCCATCTGGATTGGCGTTGCATTGGAGATCAGAAACGATGATGCTGGTGGTGCTGTGGGAACAGCCATCACCTATGCAATTGCTGTCCTCGCCATATCATGTCCTTGCGCATTGGGCTTGGCAGTGCCGGTGGTACTGGTCATTGCGGGTGGTGTCAGTGCCCGGGCGGGAGTCATCATCAAGGCCTCCGATGCTTTGGAGCGGAGCTTCAAGGCCACAGACATCGTCTTTGATAAGACAGGAACCTTGACCACGGGCAAATTGAGTGTTGTTAAGTCCGAGACGTTTGCCACGAAACTGGACGATGCCACCACTACCGGTGTTCTCCGAGCAGTCTTGGATGGCAGTCAGCATCCCGTTGCTGAGGCAGTCGCAGCTTACACGGACTCTTTACCGATCTCGAAAGCGTCTTTGGAGCAGATACAGTCAGTCCCCGGCTCCGGCGTACAGGCGTTGTGGAATGGATCGAGCGTCAAAGCCGGCAATCCATTCTGGCTGAATCTTGAGCAGGACGAAGTCGTTGCTGATCTCCTTGCTCGCGCGATGACAGTCCTTTGCCTGACCATTGACGATCGTCTGATCGCCGTCTTCGGTCTGAAGAGTACACTCCGCGAGGAGGCGCACTCTGTGGTGGCCAAGCTTCAAGCCCAAGATCTCACTTGCCACGTCGTCAGCGGTGACAACCCGAAATCAGTAGCAGACGTCGCAGGGGCCGTTGGTATCGAAGCCTCTTGTATTGTGTCCCGCGCCTCGCCCGCGAAGAAACAACAATACATCGAGAACCTTCAACAAGCAGGCAAGACCGTGCTCTTTTGTGGTGACGGCACGAATGACGCTATAGCTGTCGCCCAAGCAGATATCGGTGTTCAAATTGGCACAGCCTCTGATCTGACCGGAGCTGCTGCCGACGTCGTACTGCTAGGTGGACTCGATGGAATCATCAGCCTGCTGGACACGAGCAAGAAGGCTTTCAGGCGCATCCAGTTCAACTTCATCTGGACGGCTGTCTACAATCTGTTTGCCATCCTGCTCGCCGCAGGTGCCTTCGTCAAGTTTCGCATCCCGCCAGCCTATGCGGGACTTGGTGAGATAGCGAGTGTTGGGCCCGTCATTCTAGCTGCGGCGAGTCTTGCTTGGAGGCGCGGATGA